In Streptomyces sp. NBC_01231, the sequence GCCGTGCTGACCGCTCTGTCCGTGTCCGGGACCTCGAAGTACGGCAGCCAGCTCCCGGACGTCGCGCTGGTCGGGTCGTCCTCCAGCGGGACCATGCCGCCGAACATGGCCTCCGGCTCGGTCCCCTGCGGGTGGACGGTGGTGTAGGTGCCCCCGGCGAAGGTGACGGCCGAGGTCTCCCAGCCGAACAGCGCGTTGTAGAACCCGGCCGCCGCCGGCAGATCCCGCGTGTACAGCTCCAGCCAGCACAGCGAACCAGGGTCCCGTACGACGTCCAGGCCCTTGTTGGCCGCGGGCTGCCAGATACCGAACGCGACACCCGCCTGGTCGGCGAGGATCGCCACGCGGCCCTGGTCCATGACGTCCGTCGGCTGCATGAGCACCGAGCCGTGCGCCTGCTCGGCCGCCTTCGCGGTCGCGTCCGCGTCCGGTGTCTGGAAGTACACGGTCCAGGAGGGCGGGCCCTGTTCCGGGGTGGTCTGCATACCGCCCGCCGCCGTGCTGCCGTCGAGCTGGAAGAAGCCGTAGCCGCCGGCCTCGGGTCCGCCCGGCCTGAACCGCCAGCCGAACAGGCCGGCGTAGAAGGAGGAGGCGCCGTCGATGTCGGGTGTGCCGAGATCGAGCCAGTTCGGAGCGCCGGTGACATAACGGGTGGTGAGCATCGCTGCCCTCCTTTGAAGGGTCCCGTTGCCTGCACTGCCGAGTCTCGCACCGCCCACCGACAACCGCTCGGGGTTCAGCCGCCGCGACCGGGAACCCTGGGTGACCGGCCGATCTCAGCTTGTCGTACGGCGTTCCGCGCGCCGCCGTGCGCCGGGGTGCCCGGCGGGGTCATCATCGGTCGGCCGGAGGTCGTGGACGCGGCGTTGATCCCGCGTTGATGGAATGTTTTTCGCCGCCCGGCACGATCTCGCCCATGCACATCGACACCATCACCCCGGCCGATTCCACCTGGCAGACCCAGGCCCTGTGCGCACAGACCGGCGCGGAGTTCTTCTTCCCCGAGCCGGGCAGCTCGGTAAGCGAGGCGAAGCGCATCTGCGGCATGTGCGAGATGCGCTCCGCGTGCCTGGAGTACGCGCTGGTGAACGACGAGCGCTTCGGCGTGTGGGGCGGCCTGTCGGAGAAGGAACGGCTGCACCTCAGGCGCACCCGACCGTGACCGGCCGACGTCGCGTGCGCCCGCGGGTTCCTGCGACGATCCGGCCCGCGGCTCTCGTACGAAGCCGCTCTCGTACGAACCGGCTCTCGCACGGCCCCGGACTCGTACGACCCCGCACGCGGCGGGACGTGGCGCCGGGTCGGTCTCGCCCGCGCCCGGCAGACCGAAGGGCCCTCGTACGGCCATGCCGTGAGGGCCCCGGCGGGCAGCAAGCGGGTCGTCAGGCGTTCGCGCGGGCCGCCATCCGCTCCTTGCGCGCCGCCAGCTTCGCGTCGAACTTCGACGCCTCCGCGTCCAGGCCGCTCATGTACAGGCCGAGTTCCTCCTGCGCCTTGAGGCCCTCCGGGCCGAGTCCGTCGATCTCCAGGACCTTCAGGAAGCGCAGCACGGGCTGGATCACGTCGTCGTGGTGGATGCGCATGTTGTAGACCTCGCCGATCGCCATCTGCGCGGCGGCCCGCTCGAAGCCGGGCATGCCGTGGCCGGGCATGCGGAAGTTCACGATCACGTCGCGGACGGCCTGCATCGTCAGGTCGGGCGCGAGCTCGAAGGCCGCCTTCAGCAGGTTCCGGTAGAAGACCATGTGCAGGTTCTCGTCGGTCGCGATGCGCGCCAGCATGCGGTCGCACACCGGGTCCCCGGACTGGTGACCGGTGTTGCGGTGCGAGACGCGCGTCGCCAGCTCCTGGAAGGCGACGTAGGCCACCGAGTGCAGCATCGAGTGCCGGTTGTCCGACTCGAAGCCCTCGGCCATGTGGGCCATGCGGAACTGCTCCAGCTGGTCCGGGTCGACGGCACGCGAGGTGAGCAGGTAGTCGCGCATCACGATGCCGTGCCGGCCCTCCTCCGCGGTCCAGCGGTGCACCCAGGTGCCCCAGGCGCCGTCACGGCCGAAGAGCGAGGCGATCTCGTGGTGGTAGCTCGGCAGGTTGTCCTCGGTGAGCAGGTTCACGACCAGCGCGATGCGGCCGATCTCGGTCACCTTGGACTGCTCCTTCTCCCAGGCCTGGCCGTCCTCGAAGATGCCCGGGAAGTTGCGGCCGTCGCTGAACGGCACGTACTCGTGGGGCATCCAGTCCTTGGCGACCTTCAGGTGCCGGTTGAGCTCCTGCTCGACGACTTCCTCCAGCGCGTACAGCAGCCGGGCGTCGGTCCAGGCCGAGGACGAGCTGCCGAGGTGAGGGGAAGTGATCGTCACGGGTACTCCAGGGGACGTGGAACAAGTTCGGAAGCAGTCCGGCGAGCGGTGCCGGTGTGGTACCTACGGAATCGTAGGCTACGTATCCGTAGGTTACGAGACCGTAGGTTAAGAGCGGTGTAAAGATCCCTGATCAGCCGTGTTTACGGGGCATGACAAACACGCCCGGGACTCGCAGGTCCGGGGCCGAATGAGTACCGGAATCATCCGTTCACGCATACAGTCCGCGCATCCGGACCGAGAGGCATGTCACACAGCCTTCGAGCTTCTCGAACTCGCTGATGTCGACCACGACGGGTTCGTGGCCGAGATCCGCGAGCAGCTCCGCCGTTTTCGGCGCGCTCGCCGCCATCAGCAGCTCGTCGCAGCCCAGCAGTACGACGTGCGCGCCGGACTCCTCCGGCACGGACAGGAAGCGCGGGAACAGCGACGGCTTGTCGACCTTGGGGATGTGCCCGATCACCGTTCCGTCGGGGAGCGCCGTCACGGACGACTTCAGATGCAGCACCTTGCTCACCGGCACCGCGACGACCCGCGCCCCGAGCGGCTCGAAGGCGGCCCGCACCTGCTGGACACCGGCCGCGTTGGTGCGCCCGCCCCGGCCGACGTAGATCGTGTCGCCGATCTTCAGCACGTCACCGCCGTCGAGGGTGCCCGGCTCCCAGATCCAGTTCACCGAGCAGCCCAGACGTGCCACGGCCTCCTCGACGCCCATCGTCTCGTCCCGCCTGGACTCCGCGCCGGGCCGGGTGATCAGTGCGACGTTCCGGTACATGACGACCGTGTCCTCGACGAAGACCGAGTCCGGGCACTCGTCGACCGGGTCCACCTCGATGGTCTCCCAGCCGTGCTCGCCCAGGGCCCCGACGTATGCCTCCCACTGTTCGAGCGCGAGGTCGAGGTCGACCTTCTCCCGCTCGATGTGCGTCACCAGACCTTCGGCGAGGCGTGGGCTGGGGCGGCGGACGAGGGCCTTCTTGCTGGGCACGAGGGATCTCCGTATCGGCGGCTGTCGAGGCGCCCGTGGAACGGCGTCGATCAGCCATCATGCAGCGCCCGCGCGCACGGGCAAAACCCCCGGTGCCAGGCTGTGGCCCTCCCCATAGGGTCCGCCATGATCGACTTCCGGTCTTCGAGGAGCGCGGCGCGAGGCCCCTTGAAGATCACCCGGCCGCCGTCCCCGCCGTCGTCCCCTCTCCTGCAAGGGTGCTGAAGTCGCAACCGTCCGAGGTCAGGAGGGATACCAGTCAGGTTCCGCCGTGATGTCCCTCAGCTCTCCGTCCTCCATCAGCAGTCGGCGGGTGATGCCGATCGACTCCAGGAACGGCAGGTCGTGACTGGCCACGATCAGCGCGCCCTCGTACGACTCGAGGGCGGTCGTCAGCTGCCGCACGCTCGCCATGTCCAGGTTGTTGGTCGGCTCGTCCAGCATCAGCAGCTGCGGCGCGGGCTCCGCCAGCATCAGCGCGGCCAGCGCCGCCCGGAAGCGTTCGCCGCCGGACAGAGTGGCCGCCTTCTGGTCGGCGCGGGCGCCCCGGAACAGGAAGCGCGCCAACCGGGCCCGGATCCGGTTGTTGGTGGCGCCCGGCGCGAACCGGGCCACGTTCTCGGCGACGGTCAGCTGGCCGTCGAGCACGTCCAGCCGTTGCGGCAGGAAGCGGAGCGGAACATGGGTCCTCGCCTCGCCGGAGACCGGCTCCAGCTCCCCGGCGATCGTCCGCAACAGCGTCGTCTTGCCCGCGCCGTTGCGCCCGATCAGCGCGATCCGCTCCGGACCGCGCACATCGAAGCCACCTGCCACCCGCGCGCCGTACGCCAGTTCCAGATCCAGGAGAGCGAGGACGGTGCGGCCCGGCGGTACGGCCGTGTACGGCAGCTCGACGCGGATCTCGTCGTCGTCCCGTACCGCCTCCACCGCCTCGTCGAGCCGCTCCTTTGCGTCGGCCAGCCTCTCCTCGTGCATGATGCGG encodes:
- a CDS encoding WhiB family transcriptional regulator, whose translation is MHIDTITPADSTWQTQALCAQTGAEFFFPEPGSSVSEAKRICGMCEMRSACLEYALVNDERFGVWGGLSEKERLHLRRTRP
- a CDS encoding acyl-ACP desaturase; its protein translation is MTITSPHLGSSSSAWTDARLLYALEEVVEQELNRHLKVAKDWMPHEYVPFSDGRNFPGIFEDGQAWEKEQSKVTEIGRIALVVNLLTEDNLPSYHHEIASLFGRDGAWGTWVHRWTAEEGRHGIVMRDYLLTSRAVDPDQLEQFRMAHMAEGFESDNRHSMLHSVAYVAFQELATRVSHRNTGHQSGDPVCDRMLARIATDENLHMVFYRNLLKAAFELAPDLTMQAVRDVIVNFRMPGHGMPGFERAAAQMAIGEVYNMRIHHDDVIQPVLRFLKVLEIDGLGPEGLKAQEELGLYMSGLDAEASKFDAKLAARKERMAARANA
- a CDS encoding VOC family protein, with protein sequence MLTTRYVTGAPNWLDLGTPDIDGASSFYAGLFGWRFRPGGPEAGGYGFFQLDGSTAAGGMQTTPEQGPPSWTVYFQTPDADATAKAAEQAHGSVLMQPTDVMDQGRVAILADQAGVAFGIWQPAANKGLDVVRDPGSLCWLELYTRDLPAAAGFYNALFGWETSAVTFAGGTYTTVHPQGTEPEAMFGGMVPLEDDPTSATSGSWLPYFEVPDTDRAVSTAQHGGGTVRLPATDLEDVGRIAELADPYGARFAVIKSSPPRQQ
- the ddaH gene encoding N(G),N(G)-dimethylarginine dimethylaminohydrolase, whose product is MPSKKALVRRPSPRLAEGLVTHIEREKVDLDLALEQWEAYVGALGEHGWETIEVDPVDECPDSVFVEDTVVMYRNVALITRPGAESRRDETMGVEEAVARLGCSVNWIWEPGTLDGGDVLKIGDTIYVGRGGRTNAAGVQQVRAAFEPLGARVVAVPVSKVLHLKSSVTALPDGTVIGHIPKVDKPSLFPRFLSVPEESGAHVVLLGCDELLMAASAPKTAELLADLGHEPVVVDISEFEKLEGCVTCLSVRMRGLYA